Proteins co-encoded in one Heptranchias perlo isolate sHepPer1 chromosome 9, sHepPer1.hap1, whole genome shotgun sequence genomic window:
- the caiap gene encoding CARD- and ANK-domain containing inflammasome adapter protein, which yields MPMRGTGIFTNPYAIEVLQSKKKELVAGIINTDHLVDWLVENHIISSDKRIAVLNYRTREEKNSRVLDMLVSCGERACRLFFYPCLKYVEPALYDYIRSYVSNVSSCFGDAKRQLVGYLLERDKDEIPRNTPKKAEEFTQNMTPKKKPRQVLKTAARPQPAHVELTKLYQAAALGDLSSLDRAFGDSNVNGTNTNNETLLHIAAAQGHVTIIEYLLNKGAKIEVRDNKGQSPLHRAAEKGHTGAAKMLLQAGAHIYALDTESRSPLHLAAQNNHFPIVKLMLKEEARNDKRMKSFLHMAALRDESKLAQIVLKYGAPVDTKDEKNRTPLFHATSQGHLNTVKVLLEAGAKVDVDLIDAAFNSDNQSLIRLFLEHGSGISPTVIVNALFKAVQKNLHRTVGILIDQGIDVNTRNGMQYTPLLLAAELGHAESVKVLINKGARLDERTPNMNSALHLAVQIGSLSVAKLLMDMGMDANIIGSGDQTPLHIASFHNQPPMIDTLIRGGSKVNARNKEAVTPLHIASQRGNQDTAECLIQNKADVNAKDRYMRTPLHMAAIVGNASIAELLLNNQVDPNAVNKEKKTPLHLAANEGHLDFVSLMLTRKARFAIKDMDGNTPMHYAASKSHNKVVKALLLAGKNKNIDDKNVWRKTPLHLAAEHSHEDLVELLLISGAATNALDNAKDTPLHCACKSGNFKTAQILINWSEGGKPKFHSTNSLRKTPLQVAESGDTDSHQQIAALLRKKMMLTK from the coding sequence ATGCCCATGCGCGGAACAGGTATTTTTACAAATCCATATGCAATTGAGGTTCTTCAGAGCAAGAAAAAGGAACTGGTAGCAGGGATTATCAACACTGATCATCTTGTGGACTGGTTGGTTGAGAATCATATCATTTCATCAGATAAGAGAATCGCTGTGCTAAACTACAGGACACGGGAGGAAAAAAACTCAAGAGTTCTGGATATGTTGGTTTCTTGTGGTGAGAGAGCCTGTAGACTGTTTTTCTATCCTTGCCTCAAGTATGTAGAACCAGCTCTCTATGACTACATCAGAAGCTATGTCAGTAATGTCTCCAGCTGCTTTGGGGATGCCAAGAGACAGCTAGTGGGTTACCTTTTGGAGAGAGATAAGGATGAAATCCCCAGGAATACGCCAAAAAAGGCAGAGGAATTCACACAGAACATGACACCTAAAAAGAAGCCACGTCAGGTGCTAAAAACAGCTGCTAGACCTCAACCAGCCCACGTTGAACTGACTAAGCTCTACCAAGCTGCAGCATTGGGAGATCTTTCCAGTCTCGATAGAGCTTTCGGAGACAGCAACGTAAATGGCACGAATACTAATAATGAAACCCTGTTGCATATTGCTGCTGCCCAGGGACATGTTACGATTATTgaatatttattaaataaaggagCAAAGATAGAGGTGAGGGATAACAAAGGACAATCGCCTCTCCACCGGGCTGCAGAGAAGGGGCACACAGGAGCAGCAAAAATGCTTCTCCAAGCTGGAGCACACATCTACGCTTTGGATACAGAATCCAGAAGTCCATTGCACTTAGCTGCCCAGAACAATCATTTCCCCATAGTGAAGCTGATGTTGAAAGAAGAAGCCAGAAATGATAAAAGGatgaaatcttttttgcacatggCTGCACTCAGAGATGAAAGCAAACTGGCACAAATCGTTCTCAAATATGGAGCTCCGGTTGACACTAAGGACGAGAAGAACAGGACTCCATTGTTTCATGCTACTTCCCAAGGACATCTCAACACTGTGAAGGTACTGCTGGAGGCTGGAGCCAAGGTTGATGTCGATCTGATTGATGCAGCATTTAATAGTGACAACCAATCCCTCATTAGGCTGTTCTTGGAGCATGGCAGTGGGATTAGCCCTACTGTTATAGTCAATGCACTCTTTAAAGCAGTTCAGAAAAATCTACACAGAACTGTGGGCATTCTAATTGATCAGGGCATTGATGTCAACACCAGAAATGGAATGCAATACACCCCTTTACTGTTAGCAGCAGAACTAGGCCATGCAGAATCTGTCAAAGTCCTGATAAATAAAGGCGCACGTTTAGATGAAAGGACACCAAATATGAACAGTGCATTACACCTAGCGGTCCAGATTGGTTCTCTTTCTGTTgcaaagctgctgatggacatgggGATGGATGCAAACATCATTGGCTCTGGCGACCAAACACCCCTGCACATCGCATCCTTTCATAACCAACCACCAATGATAGACACTTTGATAAGAGGAGGTTCAAAGGTCAATGCGCGCAATAAGGAAGCAGTTACACCCTTACATATCGCTTCACAAAGAGGTAACCAAGATACAGCAGAGTGtctcatccagaacaaagcagatgTGAATGCTAAAGACAGATACATGAGAACACCCTTGCACATGGCTGCTATAGTTGGAAATGCCTCCATTGCAGAGCTACTTCTGAATAACCAGGTTGATCCTAAtgcagtaaataaagagaagaagACCCCACTCCACTTGGCTGCTAATGAGGGCCATTTGGACTTTGTATCTTTGATGTTAACCAGAAAGGCCAGGTTTGCTATAAAGGATATGGATGGGAATACTCCAATGCACTATGCAGCCAGCAAAAGCCATAACAAAGTTGTCAAGGCACTTTTATTGGCTGGGAAAAATAAAAACATAGATGATAAGAATGTTTGGCGGAAAACACCATTACATCTAGCGGCAGAGCATAGTCACGAGGACCTGGTAGAGTTATTATTGATCAGCGGAGCTGCCACGAATGCTTTAGACAATGCCAAAGACACACCTCTGCATTGTGCTTGCAAATCGGGCAACTTTAAAACTGCCCAAATACTAATCAACTGGTCTGAAGGTGGAAAACCCAAGTTTCACTCTACAAATAGTTTAAGGAAGACTCCTCTTCAAGTTGCAGAAAGTGGCGATACAGACAGCCACCAACAAATAGCAGCATTGTTGAGAAAAAAAATGATGTTAACTAAATAA